The following nucleotide sequence is from Oenanthe melanoleuca isolate GR-GAL-2019-014 chromosome 5, OMel1.0, whole genome shotgun sequence.
aaaagaggaagacaACGTTTTTCCCATTATAATTATCCTAAATATTTAGgatagcttttttttctctccttcgCAAACACTATGATACTTTTCCCCGGCCCTTTCACACAACAAACACGGATAAAGCAAAACTTTATTTTACACCACGGCTGTTAAAACAGAGCGATCAGGAAAGGCCAAGGCAGCGGCGGCGGAGGCAGAAGCCGGGTGGATTTCCGCGTACAGCGCGCTTCCAGCGCAGGTGGCCCGTCCCCGGCGGCGGAGGGGCCGCGGTGAGCGCCACCCCCGCGGGCAGCGGGGCTCCCCCCGGCCCGGGGACCCCCGCCCGAGCTGGCTCAGCTCCCCCGAGCCGCGGCCACCTGCCAGCTCCCGGGGCTGGCCGCAGCGCCTCCCCCGTGCCCGGCACCGCGGGCCCCAGCCCGGCACAAGGAAAGGCGTGCGAAGCGCAGCGCGCCGCTGTGAATCCTGGGCTGTCGGGGCTGGCTTTTCCTTGttactgtttgcttttttatttttttttagtggaaactttcctttcccagcagaggCCGGGACAGCGTGAACTGCCCCGGGGCGCCGCGCTGCCATCACGGCTGACAGCTTTctgccccccgcgcccccctTCCGCAGCAGTAAAGAGCAGCGGATAGATCCGGCCGgagtttgtttttaataacGGCTTTAAGTTCGCACGGCCACTTACATCCCTGCCAGCAAAGTAAAAGTCAAGCTCCCATGCGAGCATCCCGCACAGAACCTCCTCCGCAGCGGGGTCGTGGGGGGCACGGCAGAGAGACAAGCGGGGCGCCGGGGGGAAGGAAGCGGGGCCGGCGGCAGGGAAGTTGGGATGGGTTTCCTTTATCCCTGGAGAAGAGCCGCCGGGAAAGGAAAGTTCACAGCCAACAACAGCGCCCGCGGGCAGCGGGTCCGGGGTGGCGGGAGGGGGTTCGCTTCGGGGCCTTCTTACCTTCTGGTCCACGATGGAGCAAGCCATTTCCCGGACGTGGGCGAGGCTGAAGTCCCCCGAggagtcctgcagcagcagcaccggcTCCCGGCTCAGCCCGATCTGGAGGTGGAAGGCGACGCCGCCGCCGGCAGCAGCccccggcggcggcagcgggctGGGCGGCCGGATCAGCGGAGGGGCGCTCATCGGAAACTTcccgccggagccgccgccggaGCCGAGCAGTCAGGGACGGACGGGCAGAGTCGGGCGCCGCCGCGAAAAGTTTGCGGCCGCCCCGGAGGCGCCGGGAGAGTTTCCCCGCGAAGTTTCAGGAAAGTCCCGCCGAGCTCCTCCCGGGTGAAAATGGCGAGGGGGATGGGGGGGGGAGGACCGGGGAGGATGCAGACAGGAAAAGGCGGCGAGAAAGACGCGCGgggggagcccagcccagcgccGCCGAGGTGGTGCCGCCGCTCGGGCTGTTGGCGCCGTGCGCGGCgcgggggcgggccgggccgcgccctCAGCCGGGACGGGGAcggggccgggccccgccgggccgggccgggccgggccgctcCGTTCCGCCGCCACACGGCAGCCGCGTCCTGGGGCAGCCCGGGCCGGAGCGAGCGCAGCCGCGGAGCTTAGCTAAGCCGGCGCTGGTCTCCACTGGCCCAGCCACTGGGCTGCGGTGCCGGCGGGGCTGAGAGCCCCCTTTCCCCTGTCATCCCCGCTGGGCAGTACCGCAGGAGGCAGGGGGAGAGCCCGAGGACGGTCCGCGGTTTCCCGTGCTGCAGGTAGCACGGTGGCCTCTCCCGGCAGGGCGGCAGCTGCCCCCGAGGACGGAAAGCAGTGccaggaaagcaggagctgccgTCTGACTCCGGCTCTCCTGCCTGGCCTCTCCGGCTCTCTCAGCATCATGCCGCCGCTTCCAGCAGTCCCCGCTGGTTTTGGGAAGAAGCAAGGGACAGGTTGCACCTACCTCTTCTCTAAACCAGCTTCCAGTTTCAGGTACAGTCTGTGTTAAGGAGGGGCACCCTGCCACTCAAAACCAGGATGAGTTAGTCTTCCCAGCTCTTGGGATCGGTGCGAGCCCCACCCGTTTGCACAAGCAGCATCCATGCAGTCTAAAACACCTCCTCTTGAAGATGTGCAAAGGCAGTGGAAATGTGAGCTGTAAATGTATTAAACACCAACGGAAAGACCCTTAAACTAGATATATGTGGTGCCTATAGGTTTGTTTGAACTACTATAGGTACTGTGTTTGAAAATACTACGTGTATGTTCGAAAATTCCATTGTTGATCTGACTTACAACCTGTTTCTTTGCAAATTGCTTTTCTTGACCAAAATTTACATCTGCAACATTGTTTTATTATGATCCTGTCTTTGTAGGACCCATTTTACTGTTGTGGGCTGGTTTCCAGCCTGGGAAGTACTGCAAGCTTCCCATGACCCCATGGCTTAGCCAACTTTTCTATACAGGAGTCAACGTGGGAGATACATACTAGGAgatcctgcagccctgcttcaTTGTTGAATCTGAGGTTCAGAGTGGACCCCCTTACATCCTAAACTCCCAATGAGAGCTTAGGCATGGCTAGTTTGAATCTTCAATTCAGACATGGTCAACTGCTCTTAAAGGATATGAAAAAGTACCCAAAGCAATCAATGGGAGGGTCTCCCTTACACTTTTGTTTCTTCTACACAAGCTcaattttaaatcaattttcttttatatatttcatCTGTACAGTAAGTGAACCTTGCCATCAGACTTAAAGTAGTGCTTTTATACATTCATATGAAACCTACTTTTGCTGATGTGTTTGATGGTGATTCTTTAAGCAACCTAAACCACTCATTCATGACACAGCTCATTTGCAATTCCTCAGATAACCAGAGCAGAGGTAACAGTAACAATATTGAGAACTACATGCCCTTGGTTTTCTCATGTATGTGAAATTAAGTGATAGAACTCATATGTCATGACTTGcctgcagctccacatcctcTGTACAGatacaatgttttttttttctgaaagaaacattacagtattttttaaaagttgcaGGTTGCTGAGTTGTTTGTTTCACGGGTCAGCTGTGTTGAATACACCTTTGTAATCAGAATAGATGAGGGCAGGACTTCTTTGGTGCTGTGTCAGCCAGTCATACAAATGCCATTTATAAAAGGATTCAGTGGAACCACATGATATGATCCTGAGTGTAGCCTGGCCTGTTGTACTTGTTGAAATGTCATGTATTTCATGATCCTTCCAGATCAGGGAATTGTTGTACTGAtgccagggaagggaaaaaatcacTCACAGCAATATCTGACCTCAGAGAGAGTGCATGCCTGGTTGCTGATCTGTACATGCACGGGTGGAAAAACGA
It contains:
- the LOC130254090 gene encoding myosin heavy chain IB-like → MARGMGGGGPGRMQTGKGGEKDARGEPSPAPPRWCRRSGCWRRARRGGGPGRALSRDGDGAGPRRAGPGRAAPFRRHTAAASWGSPGRSERSRGAYTAGGRGRARGRSAVSRAAGSTVASPGRAAAAPEDGKQCQESRSCRLTPALLPGLSGSLSIMPPLPAVPAGFGKKQGTGCTYLFSKPASSFRSQRGRYILGDPAALLHC